A region of the Alligator mississippiensis isolate rAllMis1 chromosome 5, rAllMis1, whole genome shotgun sequence genome:
attaaaaaattaaatattccaATTAACACTGAAAAAAGTGTTTGTAATCATTATTTACAGTTTGTCAATGATACCAGTGTATAACTTCTTGCAGCCAAAGTATAGCATATACTGCCATTTCCTATACCCTCATTCAAGCATTAGCTAGTGGTATGGTATATAATTTAAACGCATCAGTTTAATGAAGGAGATCGATCTGTAGTCCACAGTAACTCTATATATGGCCACTTGGTTTGCAAACAGCGTTTCACTGGAGTGTCGTCAGTCTGTAGCATTGGCTCTTCAAAGCCCATAATAACTGCTGTTCCTTCTACATACATGACCTGTCAAAATAAATCCAACTAGATCAGTCTATATTATCTAAGAAACCTTTTATGAGTATGCAAACATCCATCCTTCATGAAAGATGTATGTCATAAAATATACCACAACCAAAGGATGTGCACTTTTATATTTGTTTCTGTTTGTGTATATACACAAATAGTTCATTCTTATTTATAAAAGTGAGATAGAAGATCCAGTGCCAAAACTTCTGATTAGGGCATATGCAGCACATGATTTGCATGAAGAGACCAAAAAGGCTAGAGCAGAGGGAGAGGCCTGATGAAAACTTGATACAAAAGTTGTGTGACAATCGGTTATTCAGACAATGAACTCAAATTGCCAGTATCTTTCAGGTCAGAAAAAGGATGAAATAAACACAAGCTTAATGTGAAATTCCTTACAGAAAATaagagaaagaaatattttgacCAGATTTTCAGGTGTGAAACAATATAGTTTTGAAATAGAGATTTTTCTTGGCAACAAGTTTGCATTTAACTCTTACAGCACTAAAATTTGCTCTACAGGTAAATATtactattaataataaaaaaaatactgaaatatttttcatccaaatagaagagaaaaaacaGGTAACAAAGTGAGTTAACATAAACACACACGTGTCAAGAGCAAGGCAAGTGGTGAAAATTACAGCTGCACAAGAAAAATTTAATGAAGCAAAAGATGAACAAACTAATTCACTATTCATTTCATGCCTTCATGCACCCAGAGCTGGCACTTAAGTCAACAAAAGCTGCAGGTGCACAGCACTTCTGGAAGTCAGGCAACTTGTTCAAGTATCCAGCGTTAGGCAAACCAATGTTCAATGTTTTGTTCTTCAAGTAGCCAAAATGGcacaagaaaaagattttttacCACAGCTTACCTATccaaagtcaaaatattttcatttctcaTTAAATGCTAGCTATACCCCAATTCCTTGGAGTTAGAGTTAACTAGATCCTAAAGTCTCTTGGAACAAATTTAATTCTTAAAACTCAATGAAGCAGCAAAGATATCTTTAAACATATCTGAGCCAGCATTTCCTAGAAATAGTTATTTGTTCAGCAAATATGTGAAGgtcaaacattaaaataaatacatgtgCATATATTACCTAAACATTGTTTTTGAGTTACCTTTCCCTACATTTTAGGTTTCACAGGATTTCATTTTAAGGAATGTGTATTCAAATGTATTAAATAATGACTGAACAAAATGATCTCTTCACTTGTAACTGTCTCTGTGATTATTTATTCTCACACACTACTCAGATAGCTAATACATGCACTAATCCAGGGGGAGTTCAAAGTGCTTAATTCTGCacaacatttataaaaaaaagcaaaaacggCTTATTTTTCATCTACATTTTCTACAGAGAATTTTGAGCTGTGGTAGAAGTTGGAACCAAAAATTTAAATTTGGAAATGCTGATGCTTCACTGGAGTTTGTCTCATGTCTCCATTCTCATGCATAGGAAGTGCTTTGCTCTGAGTACCATGCCAGGAACTACCACCTGATGCACTGTCTCCACTTTCAGGGAGGCAGACCATGCTATAGCACATGAAATGTAGCTCAACCAGGAGTCCCAGACTGTAGAAGAGATAGGAGTATGAAACAATCTTTCCAAATTCAAATATTTGTAAATGGAGGTTTGGGGAAAATCAAAACTATGTGTAGAAAGCAGACTGTTagctaaaaaaaaagtttgtgagTACAAATATTTTACTCACCTTAGCAGAAACTACTGCTAAATGTTTAGTAGTTTTATATAGGTATATAAGGAATGGAATTTCACAAACTCCTTTTTTAGAGGCTGTTGAACTGCTATCATATGGTGAAAACTATTGGTTTCTTCCTGACCTAgggtattttttttctcaaatcaTACCTTTTCATTATAATTAGATTGCTTCAATCCATTGTAGTGATAAACAGTGAATGACTCTGGAACCCTGGAGTCCTAGTATAAATAAAACAGTTAATTTCATATAATAAAATCATTGTATCCTGCCAACTTTTTCTCATCATGAATACAAGTTGCAGTTGGTGGGACAAGGAGGTAATAAAAATGATCAGATACAAGATCCTAAAGATTTTCTAGGCTTTGGATTCTCCAACCAGGACAAAACAAAATACCCTGATGATCAGTCCAATTATAttgtaactgaacagacaaaCCAGTATTTTCAAGAGTAACTAATTACATTCACTGCTCAACTGGAAATAGCATGATTCTTCAGTACCGAGCACAGATAGTCTGATAATTCATTTAATCTTTCTATTACCCACTGCATCATCTAATTATGATGTTTTCAGTCATTACAATCTTTGGCAGGGTGGCTCCAATGTTTCCCAAATCACCTGTAGTATATCACACTGCGGCACTGCTTTGGTACAGCCATCTGACTCTGCATATTACATCTTTAAGGGACATTGCcaagtatattttaaaaatgtcttaagCATTCTACTTTTCACTTCAAATCCTGAAAATAATTTTCCATAACTTTCACACATGCAGGCTTTCCTGTATTTCCTGCATGATGTCACTATTTGTTTAAAAGTCATAACTTCCATTTATGTAATAGAGATATCACGATCTGCTTGTATCCTAACATCATTTATGTCACCAAAAGTTTGGGAATAGTATTTGCTAGCTGCTGTAGATCTTTATGATATTGCTACAAAGCTCCATGGGCATTACATTCTCACAAGAGACTAAAATCAAATTCAAACTAATAATTTTCAGGTGATTTCTCACTTCTGGGGAACCAAAAGCAAAAATATCAAGGTCTCCCAAATCAAAGAGCCCACAGTACTTGTGTGGTTAAGGCAAGCTGTTTCTGTAGCCAGTCTCTCACAAAAGACTGGCATGCTTTAGCCCTCATATCCAATCACCTCTAATGTACTGCAGGGTTTTGGTGGGGTTGGCTGGAGGTAGCCTCCTGCACAAACCCAGACCAGTTTTATGCTTTTGGAGCTGTAGCAAGATGCCTTATCATCTGCTCTGCCCTCATGCCTGTGTACTTCTAGGTAACAGACAAAATGAAATTTATATTTAAGATACTTGACAATGTGCCTTTAACTGAACTTTAAACCTGCAACTTCAAGGGAGTTTCCTTTTAGTGGAAAGCCTAAAAAACATAGGAAGGTTTTTATAATGTACAATTTTTGTAATGTTGGTTTCTAAAGGAAATCTATTCAACTACATAGTGCAAATAGTTACCTGCTGACCAGAAGTGTCAAATAAATGCagtatttattaaaaatacttcTGCAAAAAGGTTTTGCACATtagataaataaaaatgtttaatgcATCACACCAAAAGATGCTGTTAAGCAAAATACACAATGTTTCATGCTATAACATAGAAGATAATGACTATGTTACCTGCTCAGGGAAAAATTCTTGCAGAAAGGGACCCAATAATATAATTCCTAGTCCTTCTGGGTCTAACTTGGTCTTCATAATGTTTACactaagacaaaaagaaaagtgtaagtagtgcatttttattttttcatggcTCAGTTATGCAATTATACAATACCTTTGTCTGCCAAATATACTGATGCTGTTCTATTTATAATCTTAAATGACAAATGGACCAGAAAAGCAACTTATTTCCCCAAAATGCAGCTATTCTGAAAATCAAAATAATCTGTTATTTAAAACGGAGGTAGTAATGATAATTTTGCGAGATCACCTTATTAGGAAAAGTCATTTAAAAACCAGTCTAGATTCTAACTTAATAGTTTAGAAGACATCTTAAAACCAACTGCTAGCTTGAAATTGAATACACAAACCATCTTTTAAATACAACTGTGCATGAATTAACAAACCTGTTTTTAAACAAAGATCTAAAAAGTTCTCAATTAATTAACTTGAGATTGATAAATTTAATTCAGGCTTATCGAAGTCCCCAGTTTATCACTGCATATTTACTTAGTGCCATTTATACTAGAGAAGTCAAAagcatttacatttattttagtaTTACACAGAGAGATTAAGAATGTACAGCAAGTAGTTTGAAAGTTTTATTGGCATAAGCATGGGATATTTGCAGGTCACATTAAATGACTGTCAATAAAACATTCATGCTTGTATTTCTGCAGACCCTATTCTATAAAGTCTAAAAATATATTCATATTTCTTCCCTATCCCTCTGCCTAGTATGATGAGTACCATCTGGTACTCTTAAGTTCTACAATACTGGCCTTTGAATGAAAGGTTTTTGAATTCACAAAATGGTAATTAACTAGCCCTCCTGTAAATCATGCTGGATTTTAACATTTGAAATAAGAAATACTCAGCACTTCACAGAACTAGCACGGACTGTCTGTAAGATATAGGACTTTAAACCCATTGTTGGTTCTGAATGGAATATTACCCTTTCTGTTACAAGTCTGGAAGTACttctacccccctccccacccaaaggcAGCTGTCTGAAAACTGCCCAAGAGTTTTGTATTGTTTGAAAGATGACAGAAGAACATAGGTGGGGCAGATTTAGGTTTATACAAGCCTTTCAAATACTCTTAATTCACATAAGAACATATATGAATCCTTTCACTTGCTAATGAAATACAGCAACTGTTTAAAAACTTAGACATATTAAGGGTTTAAGCCTAGAAACTTAATATAAATGAAAGCTAGACAAACTTTAAACAATTTGAAGACATCTCTAATTTTACTAAGAGTGCCACAGAACTTTAGTAACCAGAAATGAGCAAGTTGCTAATAAAAGACGATGCCCCTAACAACAATGCCTTCACATACATTGTAGGAATAGATTCACAACTAAAATAGAATTATTCCACCTAGTGAATATGCTTTTGCTCCACAAAAATCTTTCCTTGGCATCTTCTCACATATTGAGGCCTGAAAGGACTTCATTCTTTTGAGATTTGAGATGCTCAAAACCTAAGTGGCAAACTACAGGACCTGACATGTTATATGTAATGCTATATAAAGATATGCAAAGATACAATAAGCTTGGAAGTATATGCAGGTATATCCATCATTTTCTTaaaattttaaatggaaatagaACAACCACTTACATGGAATATAAGAATCTGAGCCCTGTTTACATTATTACAGCTCCCGTTCTATACTTTATTAATGGGACATGTAACCACAGGTCATGTGTGCAGACACACAATACATATAACCTGAAgtaatttaacatttattttattctgcAATAAAAATCACACTTCTATGCTGAATGGACATAAAATCAACTATCTAGGGTAACTTTACCTAGTTGACTTCGTAGTAAAGCTCAAGTCTACAAGGAGGTTTGTAGCTTAATCAGGATTAAGTAAAAAATTACTAAAACCCAAGCACCCACTTGAAAGGAAGCTGAAAACAGAAAGAGGAATTTTCCTTTCAGAAATGGAAATTATAAAAAAAGTTTCCCAAACTTCCTAAGTCAGGTTCTTTCCTTAACACTAACGTTTTCACTATTTTAAGGACAGAACTGGGTGCCTACATTTGCCTCTTAGGCATTTCCTTTATTGTTTGTTCCCATAATTCACATCATCATATTCCTATCACTTCCATGGCCTCTCCTCCAGGTTCATAAAGAAGAACAAAATAAAGGTCAGTTTTACTATCTGGGATGTGCAAGTTTGAAAGGAAAGAGACTGTTCCATTCAGGTATCAAAGATGGCTTTCGTTCTCGGAAGAGTACTCAACTGCCTTATAACACAAATGCTTTAGACTAAGACAAACTGCAACTTGGTCTAATGGCTAAACACAACTAAAGTCTTGGAGATGCAAAAGAAGTTCAAACTCAAATTTTTCCCCTTCTGGGCTaagtatacaaaaaaaaaataaaaatgcagaccTTAATACTAAAAATAAATGCGCTTACCAAGCATTTGGAAAACATGCTGTTAATACAAGTCTAAACAAGAGTTATATGTTCTGCTCCAAAAGTAAAGAGTTTTATCAAAATAATCACTATTAGAGCTAGAACATATGTAGTACTGATGGATAAATGCAAAGGGTAAGTGCATCAAAATCAATCTGAAACAGTTTTAAGTTCAAATGCTACAGATGTGTGACATTGTAGTAGGCTCCCTTGAAAGTCCTGGTTTCCTCCAGCACAGATTCATCTTGTTACGTTAGGTGGTCATAAGCAAATATGTATACATGAAGAAAAACATGTCACAAGCAGTTAATAAATAGAAGCTGAGACAAGATTCTTTTCTAAATTAAAGACAAGATTTAAAACCTCTCTAGGTTGTTAATACAAATAACTCTCACATTCCGAGACATTACACTAATCTGTTTTATTAACAATATTATCAAAATATAACCAAACCATTTACTAATGCATTGATAAAGGAGGAATTTAACTACACGACTTATACTTACTACTCAGGATCTGATACAAGATCTAAAGCCTTCATTACATCCTCTAGAAGTGTGTCAGATATAAATCCATTATCTGTGAGAGAGAAATGTTttcacttgggggaaaaaagaatataTTCCACAAGCACAAATCCACTCAAAATGATGGCAATTAAATGTACAGCTTAAAACATTACAGCCAGATGTAAAGTTGAAAGACAAGGTGCTAAAAATGCACAATTTCCATACACATTTCTCATCATGACAAAAATTCATAATTTACAGAAATTAAAAGAATGAAGTACCATCTTTCTACCTAACAGAAATATGAAAGTTATAAATATGAAGGCAGTTTTATTAATAAGTATGTACCACTTGAAAGCACAGAAAAATAGTACTAAGCTTTATTTCTTATAAAAATGACACCTAAATTTCATGCTGCTTCCAGTTTCCAAATAAAACTGGTGAATTTTCCAGCACTTTTCATATAAACAAGTGGAATCAGGTGTGACTGCACTGATTAGGCAAGTTATTCTTCAAAAGTGTAAAATTAGGGTGAGTCACTTGCCAAAGAGACTCTCTTACAGCTTAAGAATTCTATTTTGTATTGTGTATTGCTCTACTTGGCTGTATTAATCAAAAGGTTTATTCAGCCTTTTAGGCTGATAAACAGCTGCACTCATAGCTCCTTGATTTGCTGGTTAATCAGTAAATACTACACTCCCCCAAGTCTGTACTGAGCCTAATGATAAGCAGGATGCATTAAAATGCAGGAGACTGTGCTATTAGAGGTGAAATATTCTAGATGTATGATACAACCATTGTCCTATTTCTTTAAGGGATTCTTTATACATAGAACAGTCAAAATCAGGATAAGCCTGTAAAATAATTTAGTGAACCCATTTCAATTCAAAATCTCAGTCCAGCAATCAATGCAAGCCTTACCTTCAGGATCATATGTTTGAAAAACTCTTCTGGCTTGTTCTGAAGGAGCTTCAGGCGCAACAAGGGCCATATccttaaaaaattaaaagaaaaagaacattctATGATATTCTTAATTTCAAACAAATGCAAAGTACCTCACTAGGGAAAGACTATGCCACCCTAAAAATAATTCACTCCTTCAAGTAATAAAAAACTACAATTTAAAGGTGGAGTGGATTAATTAACTTCAAATTAATCCCATACATAGCTGAAACACAAGGAATATGCCAGGGTTTATTTATATGTCCTTATATAAAGAAGGGCATATTAGACAATATAGAAGTCTGACCACGTGAATGTCATAGCATAAAAATGCATAAACCAAGAGCCAAATATGTTAACTGGAGATTCATACTGGCAATTAAATCCTTTTAAATCTAAAagggtaaatacagtaaatcaGAATGAAATTGTTTGCTAGTTTAGCAAATGTACTATGGTGAATATCAGGAGAAAGTGAGTTGGAGGGCCCGATTACAGCAAGTAGAAAGAATTTAATGAAGAATTCTGCCCATCAAAAACAAATGAAGAACACAAACTACTCAATTTAGTAGTAGGTCATAGTTATCAAAAATACTTTTGATAACTACGATATGTATTAAACCTTTGATTCAAATGCAATCAAATATGCTGAAAACTCATGCACTATGCTACACAGCTATGAATGTACAAAGGtaagtcaggaaaaaaaattaaacttgctATCAATAGATCAGTTTTTCAACGAAAAGACTACAAGTAAATGATACAACAGATTATTATTTAAGAATATAAGAAAACATATGAAATAGGTAAAGAGGAGTACGTCCTGCAATACAGTTTGCCAAAAAGTGACAAAAATATTGCTAAGTAGAAGTAACTTAAGAAAATGGTGCCAAAAATTCTGCATCTCCTTTGACTTCTTAAAAAGGTGTGTCAGTGTTCAAAGGACAGTCAGCTACAATATGTAAGAGTATTTGAAATTATAAGACCCCTGCAGGATTTTTTGGCGGTTTACAATCATGAATTTTTAGttgttcttcctcttcctttccattGAAAGACACAAAGAGAATCACTGCGTATGATGGCACTTCATGGGTACCCAGCACTGTATGGGTTTCACTCAGCCAAACTCAAAACTTCCTTTTGTCAGCAGTCTGTTGacttaaaaatgaaaaggagCCAGTATCATCTGGCTTAGTCCGCATTATGAAGTTTAGCCAGCAAAACTCCAGCTGACAAAACTTTGAACATGTCCACACCTAAGGCTCCTCCTGCAGCATCAGAACCCTCCTTTCAAATGCCAAGTGAAGTAGTACTTCTACTGCTGTCTGAGAACTGGCAAACACTCTTATACTTTCTGCCAAGTGCCACACAGCCCTGTCCCAAGGTGCACTGTGTGCTCTCGCAGCTTGGCTCCACACGGCTCCACTAACCAGGCACCAAAagcacatgcatgcgcacacacaccctTATGGCTGGACAGAAGCAGCTGTTGTCTGCTTTTAGACATTCCAGCGATAGAGGCATGCGAGTGCAGACAGGAGCCTTACAGGTCCTCATTAGTGGTAAAATATTTATACAGAAAACATTATTATGGACTAAGCTGATACCATTTGAGTAACATTTTCTTCAAAACTTATTAAGTTTATGTATTTTGCACTAAAATATATCAGAAGTCATCATTTTCCTGAGGTATCCCACAAAATACTCAAACAAAGTTGGCAGCAGATTTTCCTATTCAATTGCAGGTTGCTTTTTGAAGATCTACTTTGATTTTGTTAAAGCATAAAAACAAAGACATTTACTGACTGAACGGATCTTGAACAGATTTTAGGTGACATATTAGATCTGTGTAGACTGCACAGGCTTCAGTTACTATTATTCCATTTAAGGGAGTACAAATAAAATGGCAATCAAGCACCTACGTGAAAGAATCAAAAGATTAGTATAACAATCCACCATTTGTTAAGCATTAAGGAAATTTCCTCACAAAAAGAAGAGAAGTAAAATTATATTAAACTAGTATTTCCATTTCAATTAAATTCTCTTCAAAGACCCCAAATCAGCCAGGTATTTAACTCATCTCCAAATGAAAGTTGGCATATACTAAAATACATTCTTGAATAGGGACACAAGTTTTAAATTTGTTCACAAACAGCCCTGAAAAGCAGGATTGGCATGTTCAAGATCTACAACTGGTATAAAGTAAAATACTGGGGATCTGC
Encoded here:
- the MINDY3 gene encoding ubiquitin carboxyl-terminal hydrolase MINDY-3 isoform X3, which codes for MWTNRFGVLLFLYSVILTKGIENIKNEIEDSTEPLIDPVYGHGSQSLINLLLTGHAVSNVWDGDRECSGMKLLGIHKQATVGFLTVMESLRYCKVGSYLKSPKFPIWILGSETHLTVFFAKDMALVAPEAPSEQARRVFQTYDPEDNGFISDTLLEDVMKALDLVSDPEYVNIMKTKLDPEGLGIILLGPFLQEFFPEQDSRVPESFTVYHYNGLKQSNYNEKVMYVEGTAVIMGFEEPMLQTDDTPVKRCLQTKWPYIELLWTTDRSPSLN